A section of the Paralichthys olivaceus isolate ysfri-2021 chromosome 16, ASM2471397v2, whole genome shotgun sequence genome encodes:
- the LOC109642955 gene encoding integrin alpha-6-like isoform X4 yields the protein MELTCGLWLPVLLMGFGRMWAFNLDTENVQRKSGDPGSLFGFSLAMHQQLVPSDKRMLLVGAPRAKAIKGQTAKVTGGLYNCDMSSSSTSCVRVIFDNDEDPKKESKENQWMGVTVNSQGPGGKIVTCAHRYQRRNNVGSLIEARDIIGRCYVLSQNLKIDPSTSEDGGGWQFCDSRPRGHESFGSCQQGLSARFDKEYHYLIFGAPGAYNWKGVVRLEQKNDTLIEMGIYEDGPFEVGDEREKNADLVPAPPNSYLGFSLDSGMNLIKKNVLTVVAGAPRANHSGAVVLLKKGEESQNILLEEYTLEGEGLASSFGYDLTVLDLNGDSWQDIVVGAPQYFEKDGEIGGAVYVYINKGGQWNTVKPTRINGPIDSMFGIAVENLGDINMDGYHDFAVGAPYEDEGLGKVHIYSGSATGHKPAQVLEGQPLGVRLFGYSLAGNMDLDKNSYPDLAVGSLSDSVFVFKSRPVINIKKEIKFTPKEIDLTKKNCASGFCLDIEACFTYTANPKSYAPKLVVAYNMQADADQRKKGLSSRATFLGSTSSENIGTVALNSKGAKECIKRQLVIQENIRDKLQGIPIQVSVDIQNTKRKRRQSTGPLPPVLDSQEPGLSVVNFRKEGCGSDNVCQSNLQVQYRYGSIKSDNVKEFVPLKLDLGVPQISLGNQNYIALEVKVTNLNGDDAYEAHLVASFPRSMTYSTHHFTTNEKQITCSANKEGSNLDCELGNPLKKDSEKTIYIILGTSGISPNTTDLEIDLQLNTTSDQQKIAPVKAKAKVAIMLQLTLSGQIQPSQVYYTGKVKDAAAMKTESDVGSAIKHQFRIINLGKRLTNFGSATLIIRWPKLTTDGNLLLYLMDITSTGVENLCSPKDVINNLSLEPSSNRNRRSAGNSKGSDEGVISRYEKKTRSVSCDSGAQCVTIKCPLQGLDSNAVITFHSRLWNSTFIKEYPQYHHVEVIVKASLHIDSSKNTFVSNAETEAKLTVFPEMRAAQHGRVPWWIILLSILFGLLLLGLLAFLLWKCGVFGKKNKEEPPEKETLTSNA from the exons ATGGAGCTCACCTGTGGACTGTGGCTGCCCGTCCTCCTCATGGGATTTGGGCGAATGTGGGCTTTCAACCTGGACACCGAAAACGTCCAGCGGAAGAGCGGGGATCCGGGCAGCCTGTTCGGCTTCTCCCTCGCCATGCACCAGCAGCTCGTACCAAGTGATAAGAGAAT gctGCTGGTTGGCGCCCCAAGAGCGAAAGCCATAAAAGGTCAAACAGCCAAAGTGACAGGAGGACTGTACAACTGTGACATGAGCTCCAGCTCTACCAGCTGCGTCAGAGTGATCTTTGATAATGATG AGGATCCAAAAAAAGAGAGCAAAGAGAACCAGTGGATGGGAGTGACAGTCAACAGTCAGGGGCCAGGAGGGAAGATTGTG ACCTGTGCCCATCGCTACCAGCGCCGGAATAATGTGGGCTCATTAATTGAAGCTCGTGACATTATTGGTCGCTGCTACGTGCTGAGTCAGAACTTGAAAATCGATCCATCGACGAGTGAAGATGGAGGTGGTTGGCAATTTTGTGACAGCCGGCCCAGAGGACATGAGAGTTTCGGCTCCTGCCAGCAAGGCCTCTCTGCCAGATTCGATAAGGAATACCACTACCTCATCTTTGGGGCTCCAGGAGCATACAACTGGAAAG GCGTGGTACGCTTGGAACAAAAAAACGACACCCTAATAGAGATGGGCATATATGAGGATGGTCCATTTGAGGTGGGAgacgagagagaaaagaacGCCGACCTGGTCCCTGCCCCTCCCAACAGCTACCTGG gcTTCTCTCTGGACTCGGGCATGAATTTAATCAAGAAGAATGTGCTGACAGTAGTGGCAGGAGCTCCTCGGGCGAACCACAGCGGGGCAGTGGTGCTGCTGAAGAAAGGCGAGGAATCGCAAAACATATTGCTGGAAGAGTACACCCTGGAAGGGGAGGGGCTTGCGTCATCTTTTGGCTATGATCTGACTGTGCTGGATCTCAACGGGGACAG CTGGCAGGACATAGTTGTGGGAGCACCCCAGTACTTCGAGAAGGACGGAGAAATCGGTGGAGCCGTTTACGTCTACATCAACAAAGGAGGACAATGGAACACAGTCAAACCGACCAGAATAAACGGACCTATAGACTCCATGTTTGGCATCGCTGTGGAAAATCTGGGAGACATAAATATGGATGGTTACCATG ATTTTGCAGTGGGAGCTCCTTATGAGGACGAAGGGTTAGGGAAGGTTCACATCTACAGTGGATCAGCTACAGGACACAAACCTGCGCAG GTGCTGGAGGGCCAGCCTTTAGGTGTGAGGCTGTTTGGCTACTCTTTGGCAGGCAACATGGACCTGGATAAGAACTCCTACCCCGACCTGGCCGTTGGATCCCTCTCCGactctgtctttgtgttcaA ATCCCGGCCAGTTATTAACATCAAGAAAGAAATCAAGTTCACGCCAAAGGAAATCGACCTCACCAAAAAGAACTGTGCCAGTGGCTTTTG CTTGGACATTGAGGCCTGCTTCACTTACACTGCCAACCCCAAGAGCTACGCTCCCAAACTGG TGGTGGCGTACAATATGCAGGCGGATGCTGACCAAAGGAAGAAAGGTCTCAGTTCCAGAGCGACCTTCCTCGGGTCTACCTCCTCTGAAAACATAGGGACCGTTGCCTTGAACAGCAAAGGAGCAAAAGAGTGCATTAAACGTCAGCTTGTCATTCAG GAAAACATTCGAGACAAGCTGCAGGGGATCCCCATCCAGGTGTCTGTGGACATCCAGAACACCAAACGTAAACGCAGGCAGAGCACAGGTCCTCTACCCCCTGTTCTAGACAGTCAGGAGCCAGGTCTATCAGTG GTGAATTTTCGGAAGGAGGGTTGTGGCAGCGACAATGTTTGCCAGAGCAACCTGCAGGTGCAGTATCGCTACGGCAGCATTAAGAGTGACAACGTCAAGGAATTTGTTCCATTAAAACT GGACCTTGGCGTGCCCCAGATTTCACTTGGTAATCAGAATTACATCGCCTTGGAGGTCAAAGTGACAAATCTCAATGGAGATGATGCATATGAAGCACATTTGGTGGCTTCCTTCCCGCGCTCCATGACCTACTCTACTCACCATTTTACAACTAAT GAGAAGCAAATCACCTGCAGTGCCAATAAAGAAGGTTCCAATTTGGATTGTGAGCTTGGAAACCCTTTAAAAAAGGACTCAGAG AAGACCATCTACATTATTTTGGGCACATCCGGCATCTCTCCCAACACTACTGATCTGGAGATTGATCTTCAGCTAAATAC CACAAGCGACCAGCAGAAAATAGCTCCTGTCAAAGCAAAGGCAAAGGTGGCcatcatgttgcagctgacgCTATCagg ACAAATCCAGCCATCTCAGGTCTACTATACAGGAAAGGTCAAAGATGCAGCGGCCATGAAGACTGAAAGTGATGTAGGCAGTGCCATCAAACATCAGTTCAGA ATAATCAACTTGGGAAAGCGCTTGACGAATTTTGGCAGTGCCACCCTTATCATCAGGTGGCCAAAGCTAACTACGGATGGCAATTTGCTGCTCTACCTGATGGACATCACCTCCACAGGAGTGGAGAATCTGTGCTCTCCTAAAGATGTGATCAACAATCTGAGCCTG GAACCAAGTAGCAACAGGAATAGAAGATCAGCAGGAAACTCCAAGGGAAGTGATGAAGGCGTGATTTCCcgttatgaaaagaaaacacgatctgtg TCCTGTGACAGTGGGGCACAATGTGTGACCATAAAGTGCCCCCTGCAGGGCCTGGACAGTAATGCAGTCATCACTTTTCACTCTCGCCTTTGGAACAGCACCTTCATCAAG GAATATCCCCAGTATCATCATGTGGAGGTGATAGTGAAGGCCTCGCTGCACATTGACAGCTCAAAGAACACATTTGTGTCAAACGCTGAAACTGag GCAAAACTGACGGTGTTCCCAGAGATGCGTGCAGCGCAACATGGAAGAGTGCCATGGTGGATCATATTGCTGTCGATCCTCTttggcctgctgctgctgggcctCTTGGCTTTCCTTCTCTGGAAG TGTGGAGTCTTtggaaaaaagaataaagaggaGCCACCAGAAAAAGAGACACTGACGTCAAATGCATAA